A DNA window from Piliocolobus tephrosceles isolate RC106 chromosome 9, ASM277652v3, whole genome shotgun sequence contains the following coding sequences:
- the CTBP2 gene encoding C-terminal-binding protein 2 isoform X2, producing MALVDKHKVKRQRLDRICEGIRPQIMNGPLHPRPLVALLDGRDCTVEMPILKDLATVAFCDAQSTQEIHEKVLNEAVGAMMYHTITLTREDLEKFKALRVIVRIGSGYDNVDIKAAGELGIAVCNIPSAAVEETADSTICHILNLYRRNTWLYQALREGTRVQSVEQIREVASGAARIRGETLGLIGFGRTGQAVAVRAKAFGFSVIFYDPYLQDGIERSLGVQRVYTLQDLLYQSDCVSLHCNLNEHNHHLINDFTIKQMRQGAFLVNAARGGLVDEKALAQALKEGRIRGAALDVHESEPFSFAQGPLKDAPNLICTPHTAWYSEQASLEMREAAATEIRRAITGRIPESLRNCVNKEFFVTSAPWSVIDQQAIHPELNGATYRYPPGIVGVAPGGLPAAMEGIIPGGIPVTHNLPTVAHPSQAPSPNQPTKHGDNREHPNEQ from the exons GTATCCGTCCCCAGATCATGAACGGCCCCCTGCACCCCCGCCCCCTGGTGGCGCTGCTGGACGGCCGCGACTGCACTGTGGAAATGCCCATCCTGAAGGACCTGGCCACTGTGGCCTTCTGTGACGCGCAGTCCACACAGGAAATCCACGAGAAG GTTCTAAATGAAGCCGTGGGTGCCATGATGTACCACACCATCACCCTCACCAGGGAGGACCTGGAAAAGTTCAAGGCCCTGAGAGTGATCGTGCGGATAGGCAGTGGCTACGACAACGTGGACATCAAGGCTGCCGGCGAGCTCG GAATTGCTGTGTGCAACATCCCGTCTGCAGCCGTGGAAGAGACGGCGGACTCTACCATCTGCCACATCCTCAATCTGTACCGGAGGAACACGTGGCTGTACCAGGCACTGCGGGAAGGCACGCGGGTTCAGAGCGTGGAACAGATCCGAGAAGTGGCCTCGGGAGCGGCCCGCATCCGTGGGGAGACGCTGGGCCTCATCGGCTTTG GTCGCACGGGGCAGGCGGTTGCAGTTCGAGCCAAGGCCTTTGGATTCAGCGTCATATTTTATGACCCCTACTTGCAGGATGGGATCGAGCGGTCCCTGGGCGTGCAGAGGGTCTACACCCTGCAGGATTTGCTGTATCAGAGCGACTGCGTCTCCTTGCACTGCAATCTCAACGAACATAACCACCACCTCATCAATGACTTTACCATAAAGCAG ATGAGGCAGGGAGCATTCCTTGTGAACGCAGCCCGTGGTGGCCTGGTGGACGAGAAAGCCTTAGCACAAGCCCTCAAGGAGGGCAGGATACGAGGGGCAGCCCTCGACGTGCATGAGTCGGAGCCCTTTAG CTTTGCTCAGGGTCCGCTGAAAGATGCACCGAATCTCATCTGCACTCCTCACACTGCCTGGTACAGCGAGCAGGCATCACTGGAGATGAGGGAGGCGGCTGCCACGGAGATCCGCCGAGCCATCACAG GTCGCATCCCAGAAAGCTTAAGAAACTGTGTGAACAAGGAATTCTTTGTCACATCAGCGCCTTGGTCAGTAATAGACCAGCAAGCAATTCATCCTGAGCTCAATGGTGCCACATACAG ATATCCGCCAGGCATCGTGGGCGTGGCTCCAGGAGGACTTCCTGCAGCCATGGAAGGGATCATCCCCGGGGGCATCCCAGTGACTCACAACCTCCCGACAGTGGCACATCCTTCCCAAGCGCCCTCTCCCAACCAGCCCACAAAACATGGGGACAATCGAGAGCACCCCAACGAGCAATAG
- the CTBP2 gene encoding C-terminal-binding protein 2 isoform X3, protein MNGPLHPRPLVALLDGRDCTVEMPILKDLATVAFCDAQSTQEIHEKVLNEAVGAMMYHTITLTREDLEKFKALRVIVRIGSGYDNVDIKAAGELGIAVCNIPSAAVEETADSTICHILNLYRRNTWLYQALREGTRVQSVEQIREVASGAARIRGETLGLIGFGRTGQAVAVRAKAFGFSVIFYDPYLQDGIERSLGVQRVYTLQDLLYQSDCVSLHCNLNEHNHHLINDFTIKQMRQGAFLVNAARGGLVDEKALAQALKEGRIRGAALDVHESEPFSFAQGPLKDAPNLICTPHTAWYSEQASLEMREAAATEIRRAITGRIPESLRNCVNKEFFVTSAPWSVIDQQAIHPELNGATYRYPPGIVGVAPGGLPAAMEGIIPGGIPVTHNLPTVAHPSQAPSPNQPTKHGDNREHPNEQ, encoded by the exons ATGAACGGCCCCCTGCACCCCCGCCCCCTGGTGGCGCTGCTGGACGGCCGCGACTGCACTGTGGAAATGCCCATCCTGAAGGACCTGGCCACTGTGGCCTTCTGTGACGCGCAGTCCACACAGGAAATCCACGAGAAG GTTCTAAATGAAGCCGTGGGTGCCATGATGTACCACACCATCACCCTCACCAGGGAGGACCTGGAAAAGTTCAAGGCCCTGAGAGTGATCGTGCGGATAGGCAGTGGCTACGACAACGTGGACATCAAGGCTGCCGGCGAGCTCG GAATTGCTGTGTGCAACATCCCGTCTGCAGCCGTGGAAGAGACGGCGGACTCTACCATCTGCCACATCCTCAATCTGTACCGGAGGAACACGTGGCTGTACCAGGCACTGCGGGAAGGCACGCGGGTTCAGAGCGTGGAACAGATCCGAGAAGTGGCCTCGGGAGCGGCCCGCATCCGTGGGGAGACGCTGGGCCTCATCGGCTTTG GTCGCACGGGGCAGGCGGTTGCAGTTCGAGCCAAGGCCTTTGGATTCAGCGTCATATTTTATGACCCCTACTTGCAGGATGGGATCGAGCGGTCCCTGGGCGTGCAGAGGGTCTACACCCTGCAGGATTTGCTGTATCAGAGCGACTGCGTCTCCTTGCACTGCAATCTCAACGAACATAACCACCACCTCATCAATGACTTTACCATAAAGCAG ATGAGGCAGGGAGCATTCCTTGTGAACGCAGCCCGTGGTGGCCTGGTGGACGAGAAAGCCTTAGCACAAGCCCTCAAGGAGGGCAGGATACGAGGGGCAGCCCTCGACGTGCATGAGTCGGAGCCCTTTAG CTTTGCTCAGGGTCCGCTGAAAGATGCACCGAATCTCATCTGCACTCCTCACACTGCCTGGTACAGCGAGCAGGCATCACTGGAGATGAGGGAGGCGGCTGCCACGGAGATCCGCCGAGCCATCACAG GTCGCATCCCAGAAAGCTTAAGAAACTGTGTGAACAAGGAATTCTTTGTCACATCAGCGCCTTGGTCAGTAATAGACCAGCAAGCAATTCATCCTGAGCTCAATGGTGCCACATACAG ATATCCGCCAGGCATCGTGGGCGTGGCTCCAGGAGGACTTCCTGCAGCCATGGAAGGGATCATCCCCGGGGGCATCCCAGTGACTCACAACCTCCCGACAGTGGCACATCCTTCCCAAGCGCCCTCTCCCAACCAGCCCACAAAACATGGGGACAATCGAGAGCACCCCAACGAGCAATAG